The Papio anubis isolate 15944 chromosome 5, Panubis1.0, whole genome shotgun sequence genome has a segment encoding these proteins:
- the SOWAHA gene encoding ankyrin repeat domain-containing protein SOWAHA: MALAAAAAAAAAGVSQAAVLGFLQEHGGKVRNSELLSRFKPLLDAGDPRGRAARRDRFKQFVNNVAVVKELDGVKFVVLRKKPRPPEPEPAPFGPQGAAAQPSKPTVVLPGEASTPGAPPLVLVPRPVEPPGDPGPLTETQDTPRGPASEPAQPAGERSADPPLPALELAQAPEGPSADAAPPPRASSEAASPCSDPPDPEPGPGAAKGPSQQKPCMLPVRCVPAAATLRIRAEEQGLRRQLSEEPSPRSSPLLLRRLSVEESGLGLGLGPGRSPHLRRLSRAGPRLLSPDAEEVPAAPPPSAVPLEPSEHEWLVRTAGGRWTHQLHGLLLRDRGLAAKRDFMSGFTALHWAAKSGNGEMALQLVEVARRSGAPVDVNARSHGGYTPLHLAALHGHEDAAVLLVVRLGAQVNVRDHSGRRAYQYLRPGSSYALRRLLGDPGLRSTTEPDATGGGSGSLAARRPVQVAATILSSTTSAFLGVLADDLMLQDLARGLKKSSSFSKFLSASPMAPRKKTKIRGGLPAFSEISRRPTPGPLAGLVPSLPPTT, from the coding sequence ATGGCCctggccgccgccgccgccgctgcggCCGCCGGGGTGAGCCAGGCAGCGGTGCTGGGCTTCCTGCAGGAGCACGGCGGGAAGGTGCGCAACTCCGAGCTGCTGAGCCGCTTCAAGCCACTGCTCGATGCGGGCGACCCGCGGGGCCGCGCCGCCCGCAGGGACCGCTTTAAGCAGTTCGTCAACAACGTGGCGGTAGTGAAGGAGCTCGACGGCGTCAAGTTCGTGGTGCTGAGGAAGAAGCCGCGGCCCCCAGAGCCCGAGCCCGCGCCCTTCGGCCCCCAGGGGGCAGCGGCCCAGCCGTCGAAGCCCACTGTGGTCTTGCCAGGCGAAGCCTCTACCCCGGGAGCTCCGCCCTTGGTCCTGGTGCCGCGGCCGGTGGAGCCGCCGGGGGACCCGGGTCCGCTAACAGAGACACAGGACACTCCGCGGGGGCCGGCCTCCGAGCCCGCTCAGCCGGCCGGGGAGCGGTCCGCCGACCCACCGCTTCCAGCCCTCGAGCTAGCCCAGGCCCCCGAGGGACCCTCCGCAGACGCGGCCCCACCGCCTAGGGCCTCTTCTGAGGCGGCCTCGCCCTGCTCTGATCCGCCAGACCCGGAGCCCGGGCCCGGGGCAGCGAAAGGGCCGTCGCAGCAGAAACCGTGTATGCTGCCCGTGCGCTGCGTCCCGGCCGCCGCCACGCTCCGCATCCGGGCGGAGGAGCAGGGCCTGCGCCGGCAGCTGTCGGAGGAGCCGAGCCCGCGGAGCTCCCCTCTGCTGCTGAGGCGGCTGTCGGTGGAAGAGTCCGGTCTGGGCCTCGGCCTGGGCCCGGGCCGCTCCCCGCACCTGAGGCGCCTGTCGCGCGCCGGCCCGCGTCTGCTGAGCCCCGACGCCGAGGAGGTGCCCGCCGCGCCGCCGCCGTCCGCCGTGCCCCTGGAGCCGTCAGAGCACGAGTGGCTCGTGCGGACGGCCGGGGGCCGCTGGACCCACCAGCTGCACGGGCTGCTGCTGCGCGACCGTGGCCTGGCGGCCAAGCGCGACTTCATGTCTGGCTTCACCGCCCTGCATTGGGCCGCCAAGAGCGGCAACGGCGAGATGGCGCTGCAGCTGGTGGAGGTCGCGCGGCGCAGTGGCGCGCCAGTCGACGTGAACGCGCGCTCCCACGGCGGTTACACGCCGCTGCACCTGGCTGCGCTGCACGGCCACGAGGACGCCGCTGTGCTGCTGGTGGTGCGCTTGGGTGCCCAGGTGAACGTGCGTGACCACAGCGGGCGTCGCGCCTACCAGTACCTGCGGCCTGGCTCCTCGTACGCGTTGCGCCGCCTTCTTGGCGATCCAGGCCTGCGAAGCACCACGGAGCCAGACGCGACCGGTGGTGGAAGTGGCAGTCTTGCTGCCAGGCGCCCGGTGCAGGTGGCCGCCACCATCCTCAGTTCCACCACCAGTGCATTTTTGGGCGTCCTGGCCGACGACCTCATGCTCCAGGACCTGGCCCGAGGCTTGAAGAAGTCGAGCTCCTTCAGTAAGTTCTTGAGCGCGTCGCCCATGGCTCCACGTAAAAAGACAAAGATCCGCGGTGGTCTGCCAGCCTTCTCAGAAATCTCTCGTCGACCTACTCCGGGGCCTTTAGCTGGTCTAGTGCCCAGTTTGCCTCCAACAACCTGA
- the SHROOM1 gene encoding protein Shroom1, translating into MEALGPGGNRASPASSTSGLDLRHLSMRGDSAYSSFSAASSGPEPRTPSPGTDLLPYLDWDYVRVVCGGLGPAPPDAALSTSPRARPAVAAHSGPQPPEVPGTLGPLNRQATPLLYALAAEAKAATRDAEPPSPPASRAAYRQRLQGAQRRVLRATSFQRKELRMSLPARLRPTVPARPPATHPRSASLSHPDGEGEPARSRAPAPGTAGRGPLANQQRKWCFSEPGKLDSVGRGGGPAGECLGEACCSSGLPGPEPLEFQHPALAKFDHQVGWLPETQPQGSTDPDSGSLKLGDTYGPASRSRSASGEVLGSWGGSEGTIPIVQAVPQGAETPRPLFQTKFSRFLPQKEAAVVYPAEVPQSSPADGEQRVSETCIVHARLPSLPDEVFLEEAPLVRMRSPPDPHAFQGPPASVHASDQQYGTGLGQRTGQAAVPPEYPLHEYPGTARADDCWQGVNGSVGISRPTSHTPTGTANDNISTVDPTGLTTNPPTAAESDLLKPLPVDALGLSGNDTPGPPHKTALDRGTGQPGSRPPWPSQCLGELVQELARLDPSLLDPLASQPSPEPPLGLLDGLIPLAEVRAAMPPACGEAGEEAASTFEPGSYQFSFTQLLPAPQEETRLENPATHPVPDQPCGQGLLAPNNSIQGKKVELAALLQKMLQDLHTEQERLQGEAQAWARRQAALEAAVRQACAPRELERFSRFMADLERVLGLLLLLGSRLARVRGALARAASASDPDEQRLRLLQRQEEDAKELKDHVARRERAVREVLVRALPVEELRAYCALLAGKAAVLAQQRSLDERIRLLQDQLDAIRDDLGHHPPSPSPARPLGTCPPVQPPFPLLLT; encoded by the exons ATGGAGGCGCTGGGTCCTGGGGGCAACCGCGCCTCTCCGGCCTCGTCCACTAGCGGCCTGGACCTGCGGCATCTGTCCATGCGCGGGGACTCGGCCTACAGCTCTTTCTCCGCAGCCTCCAGCGGCCCCGAGCCGCGCACGCCATCGCCGGGGACAGATCTCCTTCCTTACCTAGACTGGGACTACGTGCGCGTGGTTTGTGGCGGCCTGGGCCCCGCCCCGCCCGACGCTGCCCTTTCTACATCCCCTCGGGCCCGGCCCGCGGTCGCCGCCCACAGTGGGCCGCAGCCACCAGAGGTCCCGGGGACCCTGGGGCCACTGAACAGGCAGGCCACCCCGCTGCTGTACGCGCTGGCTGCGGAGGCGAAGGCCGCGACGCGGGATGCCGAGCCGCCCAGCCCGCCGGCCTCGAGGGCTGCCTACCGCCAGCGGCTGCAGGGCGCGCAGCGGCGAGTGCTACGGGCGACGTCGTTCCAGCGCAAGGAGCTCCGCATGAGCCTGCCTGCCCGCCTGCGACCCACTGTCCCAGCGCGGCCCCCGGCGACTCACCCGCGCTCGGCCTCGCTCAGCCACCCGGACGGGGAGGGGGAGCCGGCGCGGTCCCGGGCTCCAGCGCCAGGAACTGCCGGCCGGGGTCCCCTAGCCAACCAGCAGCGGAAGTGGTGCTTCTCGGAGCCAGGAAAGCTGGATAGTGTGGGTCGGGGTGGTGGGCCGGCGGGGGAATGCCTGGGTGAGGCCTGCTGCAGCTCTGGCCTCCCGGGACCTGAGCCCTTGGAGTTCCAGCATCCAGCGCTGGCTAAGTTTGATCACCAGGTCGGATGGCTGCCAGAGACGCAGCCCCAAGGCTCGACAGACCCAGACTCCGGGTCCTTGAAGCTTGGTGATACCTACGGGCCCGCCAGTCGGAGTCGGAGCGCTTCGGGCGAAGTTTTGGGTTCCTGGGGAGGATCAGAAGGGACCATACCCATTGTCCAG GCTGTTCCCCAAGGAGCAGAAACCCCCAGACCATTGTTTCAGACCAAATTTTCCAG GTTCTTGCCTCAGAAGGAGGCTGCGGTGGTGTATCCTGCAGAGGTACCCCAGAGCAGCCCTGCTGATGGTGAGCAGAGGGTCTCAGAGACCTGCATTGTGCATGCCCGGCTCCCCTCCCTTCCTGATGAAGTGTTCCTAGAAGAGGCCCCACTGGTCAGAATGAGATCACCACCAGACCCCCATGCCTTCCAGGGGCCCCCAGCCAG TGTCCATGCCTCTGACCAGCAGTATGGAACTGGCTTAGGCCAAAGAACTGGCCAGGCTGCAGTCCCTCCAGAGTACCCGCTCCATGAGTATCCAGGAACTGCAAGGGCAGATGACTGCTGGCAGGGGGTGAATGGTTCTGTAGGTATTTCCAGGCCCACAAGCCACACCCCCACTGGGACTGCAAATGATAACATCTCAACTGTTGACCCCACTGGACTGACCACCAATCCCCCTACAGCTGCAGAGAGTGACCTCCTCAAACCTCTCCCAGTTGATGCCTTGGGACTTTCAGGCAATGATACTCCAGGTCCCCCTCACAAAACTGCCCTGGATAGGGGCACTGGCCAGCCTGGTTCCAGGCCCCCATGGCCCAGTCAGTGCCTCGGGGAACTGGTTCAGGAGCTGGCCAGATTAGATCCCTCTCTACTTGACCCTCTTGcttcccagcccagcccagagccaCCCCTGGGCCTGCTGGATGGGCTGATTCCTTTAGCAGAGGTCCGGGCTGCAATGCCGCCTGCCTgtggggaggctggagaggaggcTGCCAGTACTTTTGAGCCAGG GTCCTATCAGTTCAGCTTCACCCAGCTCCTGCCAGCTCCTCAGGAGGAGACAAGGCTTGAAAACCCTGCCACCCACCCTGTGCCTGACCAGCCATGTGGCCAGGGGCTCCTTGCACCAAACAACAGCATCCAGGGCAAGAAA GTGGAGCTGGCCGCCCTCCTCCAAAAGATGCTTCAGGACCTTCACACGGAGCAGGAGCGGCTGCAGGGGGAGGCCCAAGCGTGGGCCAGGCGCCAAGCGgctctggaggctgcagtgcgccaGGCCTGTGCCCCTCGGGAGCTGGAGCGGTTCAGCCGGTTCATGGCCGACCTAGAGCGCGTGCTtggcctcctgctgctgctgggcaGTCGCCTGGCGCGCGTGCGCGGCGCCCTGGCCCGGGCGGCCTCAGCCAGCGACCCTGATGAGCAG CGCCTCCGGCTACTGCAGCGGCAGGAGGAGGACGCCAAGGAGCTGAAGGACCACGTGGCGCGGCGCGAGCGGGCGGTGCGGGAGGTGCTGGTGCGAGCTCTGCCCGTGGAGGAGCTGCGCGCCTATTGCGCCCTGCTGGCCGGCAAGGCCGCCGTCCTGGCCCAGCAGCGCAGCCTGGACGAGCGCATCCGCCTCCTTCAGGACCAACTGGACGCCATCAGGGACGACCTTGGTCATCATCCCCCGTCTCCCAGCCCAGCCCGGCCCCTGGGGACCTGTCCTCCAGTTCAGCCgcccttccctcttctccttaCCTAG
- the SHROOM1 gene encoding protein Shroom1 isoform X1: protein MGQEQEHKSPWWESKSWKRFGNGGLGEELIKGRVTQQVGGTRPWQLCFLGWARRGKQVAVRQLRARPGPPYRGRCQAPRDPAPSASRALRMRWRPVGGRGSRPPNPSLRFLWPRARGHPARERTVHFSGLELGRPADATERRRLPPPRPDVAPPLRPQPEPGGGVGVGARGSDVTERPRVPRSSSRLEPQDLRSQPASALICGAMEALGPGGNRASPASSTSGLDLRHLSMRGDSAYSSFSAASSGPEPRTPSPGTDLLPYLDWDYVRVVCGGLGPAPPDAALSTSPRARPAVAAHSGPQPPEVPGTLGPLNRQATPLLYALAAEAKAATRDAEPPSPPASRAAYRQRLQGAQRRVLRATSFQRKELRMSLPARLRPTVPARPPATHPRSASLSHPDGEGEPARSRAPAPGTAGRGPLANQQRKWCFSEPGKLDSVGRGGGPAGECLGEACCSSGLPGPEPLEFQHPALAKFDHQVGWLPETQPQGSTDPDSGSLKLGDTYGPASRSRSASGEVLGSWGGSEGTIPIVQAVPQGAETPRPLFQTKFSRFLPQKEAAVVYPAEVPQSSPADGEQRVSETCIVHARLPSLPDEVFLEEAPLVRMRSPPDPHAFQGPPASVHASDQQYGTGLGQRTGQAAVPPEYPLHEYPGTARADDCWQGVNGSVGISRPTSHTPTGTANDNISTVDPTGLTTNPPTAAESDLLKPLPVDALGLSGNDTPGPPHKTALDRGTGQPGSRPPWPSQCLGELVQELARLDPSLLDPLASQPSPEPPLGLLDGLIPLAEVRAAMPPACGEAGEEAASTFEPGSYQFSFTQLLPAPQEETRLENPATHPVPDQPCGQGLLAPNNSIQGKKVELAALLQKMLQDLHTEQERLQGEAQAWARRQAALEAAVRQACAPRELERFSRFMADLERVLGLLLLLGSRLARVRGALARAASASDPDEQASLLQRLRLLQRQEEDAKELKDHVARRERAVREVLVRALPVEELRAYCALLAGKAAVLAQQRSLDERIRLLQDQLDAIRDDLGHHPPSPSPARPLGTCPPVQPPFPLLLT, encoded by the exons atgggaCAGGAACAGGAACACAAGAGTCCATGGTGGGAGTCAAAGAGCTGGAAGCGTTTTGGAAATGGGGGTCTGGGGGAAGAGTTGATCAAGGGGCGAGTTACTCAGCAGGTGGGAGGCACGAGGCCCTGGCAGCTCTGTTTTCTTGGCTGGGCTCGGAGAGGAAAGCAGGTAGCAGTCAGGCAACTGAGGGCCCGCCCCGGACCTCCCTACCGAGGGAGGTGTCAGGCCCCCAGGGACCCGGCCCCCTCAGCATCACGGGCGCTGAGGATGCGCTGGAGGCCGGTGGGCGGTCGCGGTAGTCGCCCTCCCAACCCCTCGCTCAGGTTTCTCTGGCCTAGGGCAAGAGGCCACCCCGCGCGGGAACGCACTGTCCACTTCTCAGGCCTGGAACTGGGCCGGCCCGCGGACGCTACGGAGAGGCGGCGGCTCCCGCCCCCTCGGCCGGACGTGGCGCCTCCCCTCCGGCCGCAGCCGGAGCCTGGAGGTGGGGTCGGAGTCGGAGCCCGGGGCTCTGATGTCACCGAGCGGCCGCGAGTGCCCAGGAGCTCGTCTCGGCTGGAGCCTCAG GACCTACGCAGCCAGCCAGCCTCAGCACTCATCTGCGGAGCCATGGAGGCGCTGGGTCCTGGGGGCAACCGCGCCTCTCCGGCCTCGTCCACTAGCGGCCTGGACCTGCGGCATCTGTCCATGCGCGGGGACTCGGCCTACAGCTCTTTCTCCGCAGCCTCCAGCGGCCCCGAGCCGCGCACGCCATCGCCGGGGACAGATCTCCTTCCTTACCTAGACTGGGACTACGTGCGCGTGGTTTGTGGCGGCCTGGGCCCCGCCCCGCCCGACGCTGCCCTTTCTACATCCCCTCGGGCCCGGCCCGCGGTCGCCGCCCACAGTGGGCCGCAGCCACCAGAGGTCCCGGGGACCCTGGGGCCACTGAACAGGCAGGCCACCCCGCTGCTGTACGCGCTGGCTGCGGAGGCGAAGGCCGCGACGCGGGATGCCGAGCCGCCCAGCCCGCCGGCCTCGAGGGCTGCCTACCGCCAGCGGCTGCAGGGCGCGCAGCGGCGAGTGCTACGGGCGACGTCGTTCCAGCGCAAGGAGCTCCGCATGAGCCTGCCTGCCCGCCTGCGACCCACTGTCCCAGCGCGGCCCCCGGCGACTCACCCGCGCTCGGCCTCGCTCAGCCACCCGGACGGGGAGGGGGAGCCGGCGCGGTCCCGGGCTCCAGCGCCAGGAACTGCCGGCCGGGGTCCCCTAGCCAACCAGCAGCGGAAGTGGTGCTTCTCGGAGCCAGGAAAGCTGGATAGTGTGGGTCGGGGTGGTGGGCCGGCGGGGGAATGCCTGGGTGAGGCCTGCTGCAGCTCTGGCCTCCCGGGACCTGAGCCCTTGGAGTTCCAGCATCCAGCGCTGGCTAAGTTTGATCACCAGGTCGGATGGCTGCCAGAGACGCAGCCCCAAGGCTCGACAGACCCAGACTCCGGGTCCTTGAAGCTTGGTGATACCTACGGGCCCGCCAGTCGGAGTCGGAGCGCTTCGGGCGAAGTTTTGGGTTCCTGGGGAGGATCAGAAGGGACCATACCCATTGTCCAG GCTGTTCCCCAAGGAGCAGAAACCCCCAGACCATTGTTTCAGACCAAATTTTCCAG GTTCTTGCCTCAGAAGGAGGCTGCGGTGGTGTATCCTGCAGAGGTACCCCAGAGCAGCCCTGCTGATGGTGAGCAGAGGGTCTCAGAGACCTGCATTGTGCATGCCCGGCTCCCCTCCCTTCCTGATGAAGTGTTCCTAGAAGAGGCCCCACTGGTCAGAATGAGATCACCACCAGACCCCCATGCCTTCCAGGGGCCCCCAGCCAG TGTCCATGCCTCTGACCAGCAGTATGGAACTGGCTTAGGCCAAAGAACTGGCCAGGCTGCAGTCCCTCCAGAGTACCCGCTCCATGAGTATCCAGGAACTGCAAGGGCAGATGACTGCTGGCAGGGGGTGAATGGTTCTGTAGGTATTTCCAGGCCCACAAGCCACACCCCCACTGGGACTGCAAATGATAACATCTCAACTGTTGACCCCACTGGACTGACCACCAATCCCCCTACAGCTGCAGAGAGTGACCTCCTCAAACCTCTCCCAGTTGATGCCTTGGGACTTTCAGGCAATGATACTCCAGGTCCCCCTCACAAAACTGCCCTGGATAGGGGCACTGGCCAGCCTGGTTCCAGGCCCCCATGGCCCAGTCAGTGCCTCGGGGAACTGGTTCAGGAGCTGGCCAGATTAGATCCCTCTCTACTTGACCCTCTTGcttcccagcccagcccagagccaCCCCTGGGCCTGCTGGATGGGCTGATTCCTTTAGCAGAGGTCCGGGCTGCAATGCCGCCTGCCTgtggggaggctggagaggaggcTGCCAGTACTTTTGAGCCAGG GTCCTATCAGTTCAGCTTCACCCAGCTCCTGCCAGCTCCTCAGGAGGAGACAAGGCTTGAAAACCCTGCCACCCACCCTGTGCCTGACCAGCCATGTGGCCAGGGGCTCCTTGCACCAAACAACAGCATCCAGGGCAAGAAA GTGGAGCTGGCCGCCCTCCTCCAAAAGATGCTTCAGGACCTTCACACGGAGCAGGAGCGGCTGCAGGGGGAGGCCCAAGCGTGGGCCAGGCGCCAAGCGgctctggaggctgcagtgcgccaGGCCTGTGCCCCTCGGGAGCTGGAGCGGTTCAGCCGGTTCATGGCCGACCTAGAGCGCGTGCTtggcctcctgctgctgctgggcaGTCGCCTGGCGCGCGTGCGCGGCGCCCTGGCCCGGGCGGCCTCAGCCAGCGACCCTGATGAGCAG GCCTCCCTGCTGCAGCGCCTCCGGCTACTGCAGCGGCAGGAGGAGGACGCCAAGGAGCTGAAGGACCACGTGGCGCGGCGCGAGCGGGCGGTGCGGGAGGTGCTGGTGCGAGCTCTGCCCGTGGAGGAGCTGCGCGCCTATTGCGCCCTGCTGGCCGGCAAGGCCGCCGTCCTGGCCCAGCAGCGCAGCCTGGACGAGCGCATCCGCCTCCTTCAGGACCAACTGGACGCCATCAGGGACGACCTTGGTCATCATCCCCCGTCTCCCAGCCCAGCCCGGCCCCTGGGGACCTGTCCTCCAGTTCAGCCgcccttccctcttctccttaCCTAG
- the SHROOM1 gene encoding protein Shroom1 isoform X2 gives MEALGPGGNRASPASSTSGLDLRHLSMRGDSAYSSFSAASSGPEPRTPSPGTDLLPYLDWDYVRVVCGGLGPAPPDAALSTSPRARPAVAAHSGPQPPEVPGTLGPLNRQATPLLYALAAEAKAATRDAEPPSPPASRAAYRQRLQGAQRRVLRATSFQRKELRMSLPARLRPTVPARPPATHPRSASLSHPDGEGEPARSRAPAPGTAGRGPLANQQRKWCFSEPGKLDSVGRGGGPAGECLGEACCSSGLPGPEPLEFQHPALAKFDHQVGWLPETQPQGSTDPDSGSLKLGDTYGPASRSRSASGEVLGSWGGSEGTIPIVQAVPQGAETPRPLFQTKFSRFLPQKEAAVVYPAEVPQSSPADGEQRVSETCIVHARLPSLPDEVFLEEAPLVRMRSPPDPHAFQGPPASVHASDQQYGTGLGQRTGQAAVPPEYPLHEYPGTARADDCWQGVNGSVGISRPTSHTPTGTANDNISTVDPTGLTTNPPTAAESDLLKPLPVDALGLSGNDTPGPPHKTALDRGTGQPGSRPPWPSQCLGELVQELARLDPSLLDPLASQPSPEPPLGLLDGLIPLAEVRAAMPPACGEAGEEAASTFEPGSYQFSFTQLLPAPQEETRLENPATHPVPDQPCGQGLLAPNNSIQGKKVELAALLQKMLQDLHTEQERLQGEAQAWARRQAALEAAVRQACAPRELERFSRFMADLERVLGLLLLLGSRLARVRGALARAASASDPDEQASLLQRLRLLQRQEEDAKELKDHVARRERAVREVLVRALPVEELRAYCALLAGKAAVLAQQRSLDERIRLLQDQLDAIRDDLGHHPPSPSPARPLGTCPPVQPPFPLLLT, from the exons ATGGAGGCGCTGGGTCCTGGGGGCAACCGCGCCTCTCCGGCCTCGTCCACTAGCGGCCTGGACCTGCGGCATCTGTCCATGCGCGGGGACTCGGCCTACAGCTCTTTCTCCGCAGCCTCCAGCGGCCCCGAGCCGCGCACGCCATCGCCGGGGACAGATCTCCTTCCTTACCTAGACTGGGACTACGTGCGCGTGGTTTGTGGCGGCCTGGGCCCCGCCCCGCCCGACGCTGCCCTTTCTACATCCCCTCGGGCCCGGCCCGCGGTCGCCGCCCACAGTGGGCCGCAGCCACCAGAGGTCCCGGGGACCCTGGGGCCACTGAACAGGCAGGCCACCCCGCTGCTGTACGCGCTGGCTGCGGAGGCGAAGGCCGCGACGCGGGATGCCGAGCCGCCCAGCCCGCCGGCCTCGAGGGCTGCCTACCGCCAGCGGCTGCAGGGCGCGCAGCGGCGAGTGCTACGGGCGACGTCGTTCCAGCGCAAGGAGCTCCGCATGAGCCTGCCTGCCCGCCTGCGACCCACTGTCCCAGCGCGGCCCCCGGCGACTCACCCGCGCTCGGCCTCGCTCAGCCACCCGGACGGGGAGGGGGAGCCGGCGCGGTCCCGGGCTCCAGCGCCAGGAACTGCCGGCCGGGGTCCCCTAGCCAACCAGCAGCGGAAGTGGTGCTTCTCGGAGCCAGGAAAGCTGGATAGTGTGGGTCGGGGTGGTGGGCCGGCGGGGGAATGCCTGGGTGAGGCCTGCTGCAGCTCTGGCCTCCCGGGACCTGAGCCCTTGGAGTTCCAGCATCCAGCGCTGGCTAAGTTTGATCACCAGGTCGGATGGCTGCCAGAGACGCAGCCCCAAGGCTCGACAGACCCAGACTCCGGGTCCTTGAAGCTTGGTGATACCTACGGGCCCGCCAGTCGGAGTCGGAGCGCTTCGGGCGAAGTTTTGGGTTCCTGGGGAGGATCAGAAGGGACCATACCCATTGTCCAG GCTGTTCCCCAAGGAGCAGAAACCCCCAGACCATTGTTTCAGACCAAATTTTCCAG GTTCTTGCCTCAGAAGGAGGCTGCGGTGGTGTATCCTGCAGAGGTACCCCAGAGCAGCCCTGCTGATGGTGAGCAGAGGGTCTCAGAGACCTGCATTGTGCATGCCCGGCTCCCCTCCCTTCCTGATGAAGTGTTCCTAGAAGAGGCCCCACTGGTCAGAATGAGATCACCACCAGACCCCCATGCCTTCCAGGGGCCCCCAGCCAG TGTCCATGCCTCTGACCAGCAGTATGGAACTGGCTTAGGCCAAAGAACTGGCCAGGCTGCAGTCCCTCCAGAGTACCCGCTCCATGAGTATCCAGGAACTGCAAGGGCAGATGACTGCTGGCAGGGGGTGAATGGTTCTGTAGGTATTTCCAGGCCCACAAGCCACACCCCCACTGGGACTGCAAATGATAACATCTCAACTGTTGACCCCACTGGACTGACCACCAATCCCCCTACAGCTGCAGAGAGTGACCTCCTCAAACCTCTCCCAGTTGATGCCTTGGGACTTTCAGGCAATGATACTCCAGGTCCCCCTCACAAAACTGCCCTGGATAGGGGCACTGGCCAGCCTGGTTCCAGGCCCCCATGGCCCAGTCAGTGCCTCGGGGAACTGGTTCAGGAGCTGGCCAGATTAGATCCCTCTCTACTTGACCCTCTTGcttcccagcccagcccagagccaCCCCTGGGCCTGCTGGATGGGCTGATTCCTTTAGCAGAGGTCCGGGCTGCAATGCCGCCTGCCTgtggggaggctggagaggaggcTGCCAGTACTTTTGAGCCAGG GTCCTATCAGTTCAGCTTCACCCAGCTCCTGCCAGCTCCTCAGGAGGAGACAAGGCTTGAAAACCCTGCCACCCACCCTGTGCCTGACCAGCCATGTGGCCAGGGGCTCCTTGCACCAAACAACAGCATCCAGGGCAAGAAA GTGGAGCTGGCCGCCCTCCTCCAAAAGATGCTTCAGGACCTTCACACGGAGCAGGAGCGGCTGCAGGGGGAGGCCCAAGCGTGGGCCAGGCGCCAAGCGgctctggaggctgcagtgcgccaGGCCTGTGCCCCTCGGGAGCTGGAGCGGTTCAGCCGGTTCATGGCCGACCTAGAGCGCGTGCTtggcctcctgctgctgctgggcaGTCGCCTGGCGCGCGTGCGCGGCGCCCTGGCCCGGGCGGCCTCAGCCAGCGACCCTGATGAGCAG GCCTCCCTGCTGCAGCGCCTCCGGCTACTGCAGCGGCAGGAGGAGGACGCCAAGGAGCTGAAGGACCACGTGGCGCGGCGCGAGCGGGCGGTGCGGGAGGTGCTGGTGCGAGCTCTGCCCGTGGAGGAGCTGCGCGCCTATTGCGCCCTGCTGGCCGGCAAGGCCGCCGTCCTGGCCCAGCAGCGCAGCCTGGACGAGCGCATCCGCCTCCTTCAGGACCAACTGGACGCCATCAGGGACGACCTTGGTCATCATCCCCCGTCTCCCAGCCCAGCCCGGCCCCTGGGGACCTGTCCTCCAGTTCAGCCgcccttccctcttctccttaCCTAG